In the Malus domestica chromosome 16, GDT2T_hap1 genome, one interval contains:
- the LOC103421861 gene encoding pyruvate, phosphate dikinase, chloroplastic-like: MPSTVKVNGTTNPNLKKYEPGQGQAKSVLSPVTDQNAATIKKRVFTFGKGKSEGNKGMKSLLGGKGANLAEMASIGLSVPPGLTISTEACQEYQLNGKDLPQGLWEEILEGLEIVQKDIGAILGDPAKPLLVSVRSGAAISMPGMMDTVLNLGLNDKVVAGLAAKSGERFAYDSYRRFLDMFGDVVMGIPHSSFEEKLEKLKGKKGVELDTKLTASDLKELVDQYKNVYLETTGEKFPSDPKQQLLLAVKAVFDSWDSSRAIKYRSINQITGLKGTAVNIQCMVFGNMGNTSGTGVLFTRNPSTGERKLYGEFLINAQGEDVVAGIRTPEDVDAMKNCMPEAYKELVENCEILEKHYKDMMDIEFTVQENRLWMLQCRVGKRTGKGAVKIAVDMANEGLVNKHAAIKMVEPQHLDQLLHPQFENPTAYKDKVLATGLPASPGAAVGQVVFNAEDAESWHAQGKKVILVRTETSPEDVGGMHAAAGILTARGGMTSHAAVVARGWGKCCVSGCADIRVNDREKLVLIGKTVVNEGEWLSLNGSTGEVILGKQPLSPPALSGDLETFMSWADKVRRLKVMANADTPEDALTARNNGAQGIGLCRTEHMFFASDDRIKAVRKMIMAATPEQRKAAMDLLLPYQRSDFEGIFRAMDGLPVTIRLLDPPLHEFLPEGNLEQIVGQLTTQTGMTEDEVFSRVEKLSEVNPMLGFRGCRLGISYPELTEMQACAIFQAAVSMSNQGVKVFPEIMVPLVGIPQELGHQVKLIRSVAVNVFSEMGTTVSYKVGTMIEIPRAALVADEIAKEAEFFSFGTNDLTQMTFGYSRDDVGKFLPIYLSKGLLQNDPFQVLDQQGVGQLVKMATEKGRAARPSLKVGICGEHGGEPSSVAFFAEAGLDYVSCSPFRVPIARLAAAQVAVSERSA; encoded by the exons ATGCCGTCCACTGTGAAAGTAAACGGGACCACGAACCCAAACCTGAAGAAGTATGAGCCTGGACAAGGCCAAGCAAAATCCGTCCTGTCCCCAGTTACAGATCAAAATGCAGCAACAATAAAAAAG CGAGTATTTACTTTCGGAAAAGGAAAGAGTGAAGGCAACAAGGGCATGAAGTCATTG TTGGGAGGGAAAGGTGCAAACCTGGCAGAAATGGCTAGCATTGGGCTATCCGTCCCGCCTGGACTTACTATATCAACAGAAGCATGCCAAGAGTATCAACTCAATGGCAAAGACTTACCACAAGGTTTATGGGAGGAGATATTAGAGGGCTTGGAGATTGTGCAGAAGGACATTGGTGCTATTCTTGGTGATCCTGCAAAGCCTCTTCTTGTCTCTGTTCGCTCTGGTGCCGCA ATTTCCATGCCTGGCATGATGGACACTGTCCTCAACCTTGGACTCAATGACAAGGTGGTTGCTGGTTTGGCCGCAAAAAGTGGAGAGCGCTTTGCTTATGACTCGTACAGACGTTTCCTAGACATGTTTGGAGATGTT GTTATGGGAATTCCACACTCATCGTTCGaagagaaattggaaaaactaaAAGGTAAAAAAGGAGTTGAGCTTGATACAAAGCTAACAGCTTCTGATCTTAAAGAGCTGGTAGACCAATACAAAAATGTCTATCTCGAAACGACGGGTGAAAAGTTCCCTTCAG ATCCAAAACAACAGCTCCTCTTGGCTGTTAAAGCAGTTTTTGATTCTTGGGACAGCTCAAGGGCCATTAAATACCGGAGCATCAATCAGATAACTGGTTTGAAGGGAACCGCGGTTAACATTCAATGCATGGTTTTCGGGAACATGGGAAATACTTCAGGGACAGGTGTTTTGTTCACTAGGAATCCAAGCACCGGAGAAAGGAAGCTTTATGGCGAATTTTTAATCAATGCTCAG GGAGAAGATGTAGTTGCCGGGATCAGGACACCCGAAGACGTGGATGCTATGAAAAATTGCATGCCCGAAGCTTACAAGGAGCTTGTGGAGAACTGTGAAATTCTAGAAAAACATTACAAAGATATGATG GACATTGAGTTCACAGTCCAAGAAAATAGGTTGTGGATGTTACAATGCCGCGTTGGAAAGCGTACTGGCAAAGGAGCAGTTAAGATAGCTGTAGACATGGCTAACGAAGGGCTTGTGAATAAGCATGCTGCAATCAAGATGGTGGAACCACAGCACCTTGACCAACTTCTTCATCCACAG TTTGAGAATCCAACGGCTTACAAAGACAAAGTGCTCGCCACTGGGTTACCTGCATCTCCAGGAGCAGCAGTAGGACAAGTCGTGTTCAATGCAGAAGATGCTGAATCATGGCATGCACAAGGAAAGAAAGTTATCCTG GTAAGGACTGAAACTAGCCCCGAAGATGTTGGGGGTATGCATGCTGCTGCTGGAATCTTGACAGCTAGAGGTGGCATGACATCTCATGCGGCTGTTGTAGCCCGTGGGTGGGGTAAATGTTGTGTTTCTGGCTGCGCTGACATCCGAGTAAATGACAGAGAGAAG CTGGTTTTGATCGGGAAAACGGTGGTCAATGAAGGAGAATGGCTTTCACTCAATGGATCCACTGGTGAAGTCATATTGGGAAAACAGCCACTTTCTCCTCCTGCTTTGAGTGGCGATTTGGAAACCTTTATGTCTTGGGCTGATAAAGTCAGGCGTCTCAAG GTGATGGCAAATGCTGACACGCCTGAAGATGCGCTAACAGCAAGAAATAACGGTGCACAAGGGATTGGACTTTGCAGGACAGAGCACATG TTCTTTGCTTCGGATGATAGAATAAAGGCAGTACGAAAAATGATCATGGCGGCTACACCTGAACAGAGGAAGGCAGCAATGGACCTCTTACTTCCATATCAGAGATCTGACTTTGAAGGAATTTTCCGTGCAATGGATG GTCTTCCGGTAACAATCCGCCTGTTAGACCCTCCACTGCATGAATTTCTTCCAGAAGGTAACTTGGAGCAGATTGTTGGCCAACTAACTACACAGACTGGCATGACTGAGGATGAAGTTTTCTCCAGAGTTGAAAAATTATCAGAAGTGAACCCCATGCTTGGTTTCCGCGGGTGCAG GCTAGGGATATCCTACCCAGAGCTCACCGAAATGCAGGCATGCGCAATCTTTCAAGCTGCAGTCTCAATGAGCAACCAGGGTGTCAAAGTTTTCCCTGAGATAATGGTTCCCCTTGTTGGAATACCTCAG GAACTGGGTCATCAAGTGAAGCTCATTCGCAGTGTCGCGGTTAACGTGTTCTCTGAGATGGGTACCACCGTGAGCTATAAGGTTGGAACTATGATCGAGATCCCTAGAGCTGCTCTGGTTGCAGATGAG ATTGCAAAGGAAGCTGAGTTCTTCTCCTTCGGGACCAATGATCTCACACAAATGACATTCGGGTACAGTAGAGATGATGTGGGCAAGTTTCTACCTATTTACCTCTCCAAAGGCCTTCTTCAAAACGATCCCTTCCAG GTACTTGATCAACAAGGCGTTGGGCAGCTCGTCAAGATGGCAACGGAAAAGGGTCGTGCAGCTAGGCCTAGCTTAAAG GTTGGAATATGCGGAGAGCATGGTGGAGAGCCTTCTTCTGTTGCATTTTTTGCAGAGGCCGGACTAGACTACGTTTCATGTTCTCCATTCag GGTACCTATTGCTAGGCTAGCAGCAGCTCAAGTTGCTGTCTCAGAAAGATCTGCGTAA
- the LOC103421860 gene encoding putative disease resistance protein RGA1 — MVQTDLLSGGAKGSKIVVTTCSTKVTSVMDIDSPYVLQGLRKEKCWTLFKKIAFRKGREEENPMLVPIGRRIANKCQGVPLAIRTLGSLMRYTTSESEWLAIQNKENWEFPKEENDILAILKLSYDHMPVYLKQCFSYCALFPKGYEIDKKLLMLCGSVKYETNKLIRILHEQLQDPNAQFAMLIQETYLKEFIMFHLANICLPHAKFRPRCSKQGRLKHLPRNLGKMISLRHLEINGYCNLTHMPPGLGKLISLQTLPIFVLCKKSLSSSGLDELSGLNCLRGMLHIVHLEHVKNVTRGSNRSILSQKQCLQSLKLSWCREEDNGSNGDNILLEGLRPHQNLKALHIAGYCSVQFPNWLMTNTALSLPSLVEITIEGWNRCQHLQPFDQLPSLKFLKICSLSCVKYINNGANCSSTTRLVDGKREALFFPSLKELVLYDLPLLKEWQALIVKTDTMRTGSTPKHQSLSFPSLTKLTIMDTPSLLSMPMLPQVEELIMVNVTEKLLKSMVTVVKAALESPTASSSSSSSSCSSFSSSTSPSSLAMLKFLRIQSCNDLMSLPDNGMRSLTSLELLEIEDCENLKSLPKEMHCKCTWSGV; from the exons atggtacaaacagatttGTTAAGTGGTGGTGCCAAGGGAAGCAAGATTGTGGTAACAACTTGTAGCACCAAGGTTACCTCGGTTATGGATATAGATTCACCGTATGTGCTGCAAGGTCTACGAAAGGAAAAGTGTTGGACATTGTTCAAGAAAATAGCATTTAGAAAAGGAAGGGAGGAGGAGAACCCGATGTTGGTGCCAATTGGAAGAAGAATTGCAAACAAGTGCCAAGGCGTTCCTCTCGCAATAAGGACTCTCGGaagcttgatgagatacacaACTAGCGAAAGCGAATGGCTGGCaattcaaaataaagaaaattgggAGTTTCCAAAGGAGGAGAACGACATTTTAGCAATACTGAAGCTAAGCTATGACCACATGCCAGTTTATTTGAAACAATGCTTCTCCTACTGTGCCTTGTTCCCCAAGGGATATGAAATCGATAAAAAGTTGTTGatgttgtgcggaagcgtcaaatatgaaaccaataagcTAATACG GATCTTGCACGAGCAGTTGCAGGATCCGAATGCTCAATTTGCAATGTTGATTCAGGAAACGTATCTGAAAGAGTTCATCATGTTTCATTTAGCCAATATCTGCCTTCCTCATGCGAAGTTCCGACCACGTTGCTCAAAGCAAGGAAG GCTTAAGCACCTCCCTAGAAATCTCGGGAAGATGATCAGCCTCAGACATCTGGAGATCAATGGTTACTGCAACTTGACCCACATGCCGCCTGGGCTGGGAAAATTGATCTCTCTTCAGACATTACCAATATTCGTCTTGTGCAAGAAGTCTCTTTCTTCTAGTGGACTAGACGAGTTGAGTGGCCTGAACTGTCTCAGAGGGATGCTTCATATCGTTCATTTAGAACATGTCAAAAATGTTACAAGAGGGTCGAACAGATCAATCTTGAGCCAAAAGCAATGTCTTCAGTCGTTAAAGTTATCCTGGTGCAGAGAGGAGGACAACGGTAGTAATGGAGATAACATATTGTTGGAAGGCCTCCGACCCCATCAGAATTTGAAGGCACTGCACATAGCTGGGTATTGCAGCGTTCAATTCCCTAACTGGTTGATGACCAACACCGCATTGTCTTTGCCAAGTCTAGTTGAAATCACTATTGAGGGTTGGAACAGATGCCAACATCTTCAGCCATTCGACCAACTGCCTTCTCTGAAATTTCTCAAAATATGCTCTTTAAGTTGTGTCAAGTACATCAACAATGGCGCCAACTGTTCTTCCACTACTCGTTTGGTTGATGGGAAAAGAGAAGCATTGTTTTTTCCCTCCTTGAAAGAGCTTGTACTTTATGACTTGCCACTCTTGAAGGAATGGCAAGCACTGATAGTAAAAACCGACACCATGAGAACAGGAAGTACGCCGAAACATCAGTCGCTATCATTTCCTTCCCTCACCAAATTAACTATTATGGACACCCCTAGTTTGCTGTCCATGCCAATGCTTCCACAAGTCGAAGAACTGATTATGGTTAACGTCACTGAGAAGCTGCTCAAGTCAATGGTGACAGTAGTAAAAGCAGCTCTGGAAAGCCCAACAgcctcttcctcatcctcctcctcctcctgctcctccttctcctcctccacctCCCCCTCCTCCCTTGCTATGTTGAAGTTTCTGAGAATCCAATCCTGCAACGATCTCATGTCTTTGCCTGATAATGGGATGCGTAGCCTCACTTCTCTTGAGCTCCTAGAGATTGAAGAttgtgaaaatttgaaatctctACCTAAAGAAATGCATTGCAAGTGCACTTGGTCAGGAGTTTAG